From a single Kryptolebias marmoratus isolate JLee-2015 linkage group LG17, ASM164957v2, whole genome shotgun sequence genomic region:
- the rnls gene encoding renalase isoform X2: MSRVLIVGAGLTGSLCACLLRRELQGRVQVVVWDKAGGAGGRMSTSRPPDASSHSADLGAQYITATPAYAQSHHSFYSELLCAGVLQPLDCHIEGLQQKDGNKNYVTPRGADLFLQHHVTGVYRRGASWEVARKAGDSETFDAVVLTMPVPQILQLQGDLVTLLSAQQRQQLDCVRYSSRFALGLFFSPEVTFTFSWGAKYFTDNHCIRYIAVDNRKRSAEAVGLGPSLVVHTSIPFGLEHLERDKEDVQPVILQELHRLLPNLPQPISIKCQKWRYSQVLTTVPDCPGHMILLQAPLLICGGDAFSHSHFDGCVDSALSVLEALKTSLKV, translated from the exons ATGTCGCGCGTGCTGATCGTGGGGGCGGGCCTGACGGGCAGCTTGTGCGCATGTCTGCTGAGGAGAGAGCTGCAGGGCCGAGTTCAGGTTGTTGTGTGGGACAAAGCAGGGGGTGCAG GTGGCAGGATGTCCACCAGTCGTCCTCCTGACGCCTCGTCGCACTCAGCTGACCTGGGAGCTCAGTACATTACAGCCACGCCAGCGTATGCTCAGTCCCACCACAG TTTCTACTCAGAGCTGCTGTGTGCTGGCGTCCTGCAGCCGCTCGACTGTCACATCGAAGGTCTGCAGCAAAAAGATGGAAACAAGAACTACGTGACACCACGGG GAGCTGATTTGTTCCTGCAGCATCATGTGACCGGCGTGTACCGCCGCGGTGCATCATGGGAGGTGGCGAGAAAGGCAGGAGACAGTGAGACGTTTGATGCCGTCGTCCTGACGATGCCGGTGCCACAgatcctgcagctgcagggagACCTGGTGACCT TGTTGTCCGCCCAGCAGAGACAGCAGTTGGACTGTGTCCGGTACTCGTCCCGGTTTGCTCTGGGGCTCTTCTTCTCTCCGGAGGTGACCTTTACTTTTAGCTGGGGGGCAAAGTACTTCACCGACAACCACTGCATTCGCTACATCGCTGTGGACAACAGGAAACGCAGCGCAG AGGCTGTAGGTCTTGGCCCGTCCCTCGTAGTCCACACCAGCATCCCATTTGGCCTGGAACACCTGGAACGGGACAAGGAGGACGTCCAGCCAGTTATCTTACAGGAGCTGCACAGGCTTCTCCCCAACCtgcctcagccaatcagcatcAAGTGTCAGAAGTGGAGGTACTCCCAG GTGCTGACTACGGTACCCGACTGTCCAGGTCACATGATCCTCCTGCAGGCGCCGTTGCTCATCTGTGGCGGCGACGCATTCAGCCACTCCCATTTTGATGGCTGCGTGGACTCTGCACTGAGCGTGCTCGAAGCTCTGAAGACCTCGCTTAAGGTCTAG
- the rnls gene encoding renalase isoform X1, translating to MSRVLIVGAGLTGSLCACLLRRELQGRVQVVVWDKAGGAGGRMSTSRPPDASSHSADLGAQYITATPAYAQSHHSFYSELLCAGVLQPLDCHIEGLQQKDGNKNYVTPRGTSNVVKHFLSESGADLFLQHHVTGVYRRGASWEVARKAGDSETFDAVVLTMPVPQILQLQGDLVTLLSAQQRQQLDCVRYSSRFALGLFFSPEVTFTFSWGAKYFTDNHCIRYIAVDNRKRSAEAVGLGPSLVVHTSIPFGLEHLERDKEDVQPVILQELHRLLPNLPQPISIKCQKWRYSQVLTTVPDCPGHMILLQAPLLICGGDAFSHSHFDGCVDSALSVLEALKTSLKV from the exons ATGTCGCGCGTGCTGATCGTGGGGGCGGGCCTGACGGGCAGCTTGTGCGCATGTCTGCTGAGGAGAGAGCTGCAGGGCCGAGTTCAGGTTGTTGTGTGGGACAAAGCAGGGGGTGCAG GTGGCAGGATGTCCACCAGTCGTCCTCCTGACGCCTCGTCGCACTCAGCTGACCTGGGAGCTCAGTACATTACAGCCACGCCAGCGTATGCTCAGTCCCACCACAG TTTCTACTCAGAGCTGCTGTGTGCTGGCGTCCTGCAGCCGCTCGACTGTCACATCGAAGGTCTGCAGCAAAAAGATGGAAACAAGAACTACGTGACACCACGGGGTACGAGCAACGTCGTCAAACACTTCCTGTCCGAGTCAG GAGCTGATTTGTTCCTGCAGCATCATGTGACCGGCGTGTACCGCCGCGGTGCATCATGGGAGGTGGCGAGAAAGGCAGGAGACAGTGAGACGTTTGATGCCGTCGTCCTGACGATGCCGGTGCCACAgatcctgcagctgcagggagACCTGGTGACCT TGTTGTCCGCCCAGCAGAGACAGCAGTTGGACTGTGTCCGGTACTCGTCCCGGTTTGCTCTGGGGCTCTTCTTCTCTCCGGAGGTGACCTTTACTTTTAGCTGGGGGGCAAAGTACTTCACCGACAACCACTGCATTCGCTACATCGCTGTGGACAACAGGAAACGCAGCGCAG AGGCTGTAGGTCTTGGCCCGTCCCTCGTAGTCCACACCAGCATCCCATTTGGCCTGGAACACCTGGAACGGGACAAGGAGGACGTCCAGCCAGTTATCTTACAGGAGCTGCACAGGCTTCTCCCCAACCtgcctcagccaatcagcatcAAGTGTCAGAAGTGGAGGTACTCCCAG GTGCTGACTACGGTACCCGACTGTCCAGGTCACATGATCCTCCTGCAGGCGCCGTTGCTCATCTGTGGCGGCGACGCATTCAGCCACTCCCATTTTGATGGCTGCGTGGACTCTGCACTGAGCGTGCTCGAAGCTCTGAAGACCTCGCTTAAGGTCTAG